Proteins encoded within one genomic window of Enterococcus haemoperoxidus ATCC BAA-382:
- the rsmA gene encoding 16S rRNA (adenine(1518)-N(6)/adenine(1519)-N(6))-dimethyltransferase RsmA, which translates to MTEYKEIATPSRTKEILKKHGFSFKKSLGQNFLTEPNILRKIVETAGIDTQTNVVEVGPGIGALTEQLAKNAAQVLAFEIDDRLIPVLEDTMSPYKNVTVVHNDVLKADLVGTTNEVFEQARPIKVVANLPYYITTPIMMHFLESDLDVEEMIVMMQKEVADRISAKPGTKAYGSLSIAVQYFMEASIAFIVPKTVFIPQPNVDSAIIKLIKRDKPAVEVTNEKEFFKLTKASFQLRRKTLWNNLIHFYGKDDQTKAWLTESLTEAEIDPSRRGETLSLVEFGRLSNTLEKNR; encoded by the coding sequence TTGACAGAATATAAAGAAATAGCCACACCTTCAAGAACCAAAGAAATTTTGAAGAAACATGGCTTTTCATTCAAAAAAAGTTTAGGCCAAAATTTTTTAACGGAACCGAATATCTTACGGAAAATCGTTGAGACTGCCGGAATCGATACTCAAACCAATGTGGTAGAAGTAGGACCTGGAATTGGTGCTTTAACGGAACAATTGGCAAAAAATGCTGCACAAGTTTTAGCATTTGAAATCGATGATCGTTTGATTCCTGTTTTAGAAGACACAATGAGCCCCTATAAAAATGTTACAGTTGTCCACAACGATGTGCTAAAAGCAGATTTGGTTGGTACGACCAATGAAGTCTTTGAACAAGCACGTCCAATCAAAGTCGTAGCCAATTTACCTTACTATATCACTACGCCAATCATGATGCATTTTTTAGAATCTGATTTAGATGTAGAAGAAATGATCGTCATGATGCAAAAAGAAGTCGCAGATCGTATCTCAGCCAAACCAGGAACGAAAGCTTATGGTTCATTATCCATCGCTGTTCAGTATTTTATGGAAGCAAGTATCGCATTTATCGTACCAAAAACAGTGTTTATTCCGCAACCAAATGTTGATTCAGCAATCATCAAACTGATCAAACGAGATAAACCGGCTGTCGAAGTAACTAATGAAAAAGAATTTTTCAAATTAACGAAAGCGTCATTCCAATTACGTCGCAAAACATTATGGAACAACTTGATTCATTTTTACGGTAAAGATGACCAAACGAAAGCTTGGTTGACAGAAAGCTTAACGGAAGCTGAAATTGATCCATCACGTCGAGGAGAAACGTTGTCATTAGTGGAATTTGGCCGTCTAAGTAACACCTTGGAAAAAAATCGTTAA
- the rnmV gene encoding ribonuclease M5 — MTDKLRIEEIIVVEGKDDTRRIQEVVDADTIETIGSAINDDILEQIEHAQETRGVIIFTDPDFSGEKIRKTIMEVVPDAKHAFLSRQLAAPKKRGSSLGVEHASDEAILEALEKIVTPVNGSDDYQEIPRQTLIEYGLIAGAHAKERREKLGDELRIGYTNSKQLTKRLKMFRITENELIKVMNKLDVLANEKSEESI, encoded by the coding sequence ATGACAGATAAGTTGAGAATTGAAGAAATTATTGTCGTTGAAGGAAAAGACGATACCAGACGAATCCAAGAAGTTGTTGATGCAGATACCATTGAGACGATTGGTTCCGCGATTAATGATGATATTTTAGAACAAATCGAACATGCGCAAGAAACACGCGGTGTTATCATTTTTACCGATCCAGATTTTTCAGGTGAAAAAATCCGAAAAACGATCATGGAAGTTGTTCCTGATGCCAAGCATGCATTCCTTTCACGTCAACTTGCGGCACCTAAAAAAAGAGGAAGTAGTTTAGGGGTGGAACATGCTAGTGATGAAGCGATTTTAGAAGCGCTAGAAAAAATTGTGACCCCTGTTAACGGGTCAGACGATTACCAAGAAATACCTAGACAAACGTTGATTGAATATGGTTTAATAGCTGGAGCTCATGCGAAAGAACGTCGTGAAAAACTAGGCGATGAATTACGTATTGGCTACACAAACAGCAAGCAACTGACCAAACGTTTAAAAATGTTTCGCATTACAGAGAATGAATTGATAAAAGTTATGAATAAATTAGACGTGTTAGCCAATGAAAAATCGGAGGAATCAATTTGA
- a CDS encoding TatD family hydrolase, translating to MIFDSHTHLNAEQFNEDIPETIEHAKELGVTEMAVVGFDTPTIEKSLKLSQQYKEIQSIIGWHPTEAGSYTPEIEKNLQQLLTTPKVVALGEIGLDYYWMEDPKEVQDRVFRRQIAIAKEMNLPISIHTRDAMEDTYKILKEEDIRDIGGIMHSFSGDPEWMAKFLDMGMHISLSGVVTFKKALEVQDVAKAVPLDRLLVETDAPYLAPVPYRGKRNEPGYTRYVVEKIAELREVPFEEIAKQTTNNAHRLFRLAE from the coding sequence TTGATTTTTGATTCTCATACCCATTTAAATGCAGAACAATTTAATGAAGATATTCCAGAAACAATCGAACATGCAAAAGAATTAGGTGTAACAGAGATGGCGGTAGTAGGGTTTGATACACCGACAATTGAGAAGTCTCTGAAACTTAGCCAACAATATAAAGAAATCCAAAGTATTATCGGATGGCATCCAACAGAAGCTGGAAGTTATACGCCTGAAATCGAGAAAAATCTTCAACAACTATTAACAACACCAAAAGTAGTGGCACTTGGTGAAATCGGGTTAGATTATTATTGGATGGAAGACCCAAAAGAGGTTCAAGATCGTGTGTTTAGGCGCCAAATCGCCATTGCCAAAGAAATGAATTTACCAATCAGCATTCATACACGAGATGCGATGGAAGATACGTATAAAATTTTAAAAGAAGAAGACATTCGTGATATTGGCGGGATCATGCACAGCTTTAGCGGAGATCCTGAGTGGATGGCGAAATTTTTAGATATGGGCATGCACATTTCTCTAAGTGGTGTTGTGACGTTCAAAAAAGCGCTAGAAGTGCAAGACGTAGCCAAAGCAGTTCCGTTAGATCGTCTACTGGTTGAAACAGATGCTCCCTATTTAGCCCCTGTACCGTATAGAGGTAAACGTAATGAACCAGGCTATACCCGTTATGTAGTGGAAAAAATCGCAGAACTACGAGAAGTTCCCTTTGAAGAAATAGCAAAACAAACAACAAACAATGCACATCGCTTATTCAGGTTAGCCGAATGA
- a CDS encoding HelD family protein, whose protein sequence is MSNDRTQETQHLQQVYEELSQAKDTYQTAIDEVNTTGKSVLEQFGGDTKLNFDSYSDNLETFAMMEMKNREIDQLNIQNATAAKQLEKVERLLKVPYFGKIDVTFLEDDSDRDVFYIGMNDFTNLEGESRIYDWRSPIASLFYNNVLGDSRYYVNKTEIPISLNLKRQLIIEEDRLINFFDTSLAIQDDILLHSLEADSSQYMKDITTTIQQEQNEIIRDESHPLLLVNGIAGSGKTSAIMQRIAYLLYNHRTQITADDILLLSPNSTFIDYISQVLPNLGERNPLNLTLLQFLKFTFREKMTIEGESAYFKRITAEQVNTQQRVIQSQAFVDFIQTFQDPSLIQQSLFKPILFKRKPIFSAELIFGLYQETPTTLSIRDRLSATKEKLSSLWNRYLIKQSKSKQMIDQMQDLTEAEQLRYFDTTFAEEDEEQLAEFALQRLQQKYRKVVDAIADFAWFDQWLLFKALYQLYQEDSYERTTKDYTADEVVILLLLKDRFIEDLSNRQMAFILVDEVQDYTEAQILLLLKLFPQANFTLAGDENQAIFNTSISFIALKELLSASSRSVTSYQLLNSYRSSKEITQLFQTLMTNHEKLKIVSIRKDGEKPAFVYCDDEEVYLDTLTSLLNSLAPEEDTVVITKTATEAELLKQQLLQKNSSIDYQVLSIDMAKGLEFDNVIIHDPSAVRYGTTEREKKILYTAISRGMKQVFLPYVGELSELFKAE, encoded by the coding sequence ATGTCAAATGACCGCACACAAGAAACCCAACATTTGCAACAGGTTTACGAAGAATTAAGCCAAGCAAAAGACACGTATCAAACAGCTATTGACGAAGTCAACACTACAGGAAAATCGGTGCTAGAACAATTTGGCGGCGATACCAAACTAAATTTTGATAGTTACTCAGATAACTTAGAGACTTTTGCTATGATGGAAATGAAAAATCGAGAAATCGATCAATTAAATATCCAAAATGCCACTGCAGCAAAACAATTAGAAAAAGTAGAACGCCTATTGAAAGTTCCTTATTTTGGAAAAATTGATGTGACGTTTTTAGAGGATGATTCTGATCGTGACGTTTTTTATATCGGTATGAATGACTTTACAAATCTTGAAGGTGAATCACGAATCTATGACTGGCGTTCCCCTATTGCTTCACTTTTTTATAATAATGTTTTAGGGGATAGTCGTTATTACGTCAATAAAACAGAGATTCCTATTAGCCTAAATTTAAAAAGACAATTGATTATTGAAGAAGACCGTTTGATCAACTTTTTTGATACTAGCCTTGCGATTCAAGATGATATTTTACTTCATTCACTTGAAGCGGATTCTTCTCAGTACATGAAAGATATCACGACAACGATCCAACAAGAACAAAATGAGATCATTCGTGACGAAAGTCATCCTTTGCTTTTAGTTAACGGGATTGCGGGCAGTGGAAAAACATCTGCTATCATGCAACGAATTGCTTATTTACTTTATAATCATCGTACACAGATTACTGCCGATGATATTTTACTACTCTCTCCTAATTCAACTTTTATTGATTATATTTCTCAAGTATTACCAAACCTAGGTGAGCGTAATCCATTGAATTTAACGTTGTTACAATTTCTTAAATTTACATTTCGCGAAAAAATGACAATTGAGGGTGAATCAGCTTATTTTAAGCGAATCACTGCAGAACAAGTAAATACACAACAACGGGTGATCCAATCGCAAGCTTTTGTTGACTTTATCCAAACGTTTCAAGATCCTTCATTGATCCAACAATCATTATTTAAACCTATCTTATTCAAACGTAAACCTATATTTTCAGCTGAACTGATTTTTGGTTTATACCAAGAAACACCAACAACTTTATCAATCAGAGACAGACTTTCAGCAACAAAGGAAAAACTATCTAGTTTATGGAATCGGTACTTGATTAAACAGTCAAAATCTAAACAAATGATCGATCAAATGCAAGACTTGACTGAAGCCGAACAATTGCGTTATTTTGACACAACCTTTGCTGAGGAAGATGAGGAACAATTAGCAGAGTTTGCTCTTCAACGGTTGCAACAAAAATACCGCAAAGTAGTGGATGCGATCGCTGATTTTGCTTGGTTCGACCAATGGTTACTTTTCAAAGCATTGTATCAGCTTTATCAAGAAGATTCGTATGAAAGAACAACGAAAGATTACACGGCAGATGAAGTAGTGATTTTATTATTGCTTAAAGACAGATTCATTGAAGACTTATCGAATCGACAAATGGCCTTTATTTTAGTAGATGAAGTACAAGATTATACTGAAGCGCAAATTCTTTTGCTGCTTAAATTATTTCCGCAAGCGAATTTCACACTAGCTGGCGATGAAAATCAAGCGATCTTTAATACATCGATCAGTTTTATTGCTCTAAAAGAGTTATTATCTGCTTCTAGTCGTTCCGTTACTTCTTATCAATTATTGAATAGCTATCGCTCAAGTAAAGAAATCACTCAGCTATTTCAAACGTTAATGACAAATCATGAGAAACTCAAGATTGTTTCTATTCGAAAAGATGGTGAGAAGCCAGCCTTTGTTTATTGTGACGATGAAGAGGTCTATTTAGATACGTTAACGTCACTGTTAAATTCATTAGCACCCGAGGAAGATACTGTGGTGATTACAAAAACTGCAACAGAAGCGGAATTATTGAAACAGCAGTTGCTACAAAAAAATAGTTCGATCGATTATCAAGTTCTTTCGATCGATATGGCGAAAGGACTTGAATTTGATAATGTGATCATTCACGATCCTTCTGCAGTGCGTTATGGTACAACGGAAAGAGAGAAGAAGATTCTTTATACTGCGATTTCTCGTGGGATGAAACAAGTCTTTCTGCCTTATGTTGGAGAGCTTTCTGAGCTGTTTAAAGCTGAGTAA
- the metG gene encoding methionine--tRNA ligase, with translation MAEKETFYITTPIYYPSGQLHIGNSYTTIACDAMARYKRLMGYDVFYLTGVDEHGQKIENKASELGVTPKEYVDKMAADVQKLWKTLDISYDKFIRTTDDYHKKAVQQIFDRLLEQGDIYLGEYEGWYSVSDEEYFTETQLAEVYRDEEGKVIGGKAPSGHEVELVKEESYFFRMSKYADRLLNYYNEHPEFIQPESRKNEMINNFIKPGLEDLAVSRTTFSWGIPLSNDPKHVVYVWIDALSNYITALGYGSEDDSLFKKYWPADVHMVGKEIVRFHTIYWPIMLMALDLPLPKKIFGHGWLLMKDGKMSKSKGNVVYPEILVDRYGLDALRYYLLRAIPFGSDGVFTPEDFVSRLNYDLANDLGNLLNRTIAMINKYCDGHVPAYASKVTPFDSELSTTAANVIGKYHEAMEKMEFNTAIAEVWTLISRANKYIDETQPWVLAKDEEKKKELDSVMVHLAESLRIVAILLQPVMTVTPTKIFEQLGLDPDTMNMEEIHFGEFPTEIKVVAKGTPIFPRLEIDTEVLYIQKKMSQNTQTTTEEIKWDPEETELVSVKEKEIKYEDFDKVELKVAEVIDCKKVKGADKLLQFRLDAGDGQDRQILSGVAEFYPDPSALIGKKVVIVANLKPRKMRGQISQGMILSAESPEGKLQIIDAPKEMPNGAIIA, from the coding sequence ATGGCAGAAAAAGAAACATTTTATATCACCACCCCGATTTATTATCCAAGCGGACAACTACATATCGGCAATTCGTATACAACAATTGCCTGCGATGCGATGGCCCGTTACAAACGTTTGATGGGCTATGACGTATTTTACTTAACAGGTGTGGATGAACATGGACAAAAAATTGAAAATAAAGCTTCAGAGTTAGGTGTTACACCAAAAGAATATGTCGATAAAATGGCGGCAGATGTTCAAAAATTATGGAAAACACTTGATATCAGCTATGATAAATTTATCCGTACAACGGATGATTACCATAAAAAAGCAGTTCAGCAGATCTTTGATCGTTTGTTAGAACAAGGAGATATCTACCTTGGTGAATACGAAGGTTGGTATTCGGTTTCAGATGAAGAGTATTTTACTGAAACACAGTTAGCAGAAGTTTATCGTGATGAAGAAGGCAAAGTGATTGGTGGTAAAGCACCGAGCGGTCATGAAGTTGAATTAGTTAAGGAAGAATCTTATTTCTTCCGTATGAGTAAATATGCAGATCGTTTGTTGAACTATTACAACGAACATCCAGAATTTATCCAACCTGAATCACGTAAGAACGAAATGATCAACAATTTCATCAAACCAGGGTTAGAGGATTTAGCTGTGTCACGTACGACCTTCTCATGGGGGATTCCATTATCCAATGATCCAAAACATGTTGTTTATGTTTGGATCGACGCGTTGTCAAACTACATCACAGCGTTAGGCTATGGATCAGAAGATGACAGCTTATTTAAAAAATATTGGCCAGCAGATGTTCATATGGTTGGAAAAGAGATTGTTCGTTTCCATACGATTTATTGGCCAATTATGTTGATGGCATTAGATTTACCTTTACCGAAGAAAATTTTCGGTCATGGTTGGTTATTGATGAAAGATGGAAAAATGTCTAAATCTAAAGGAAATGTTGTTTATCCAGAAATACTAGTCGATCGCTACGGATTAGATGCCTTGCGCTATTATTTATTGCGTGCCATTCCGTTTGGTAGTGACGGTGTCTTTACTCCGGAAGATTTTGTTTCTCGTTTGAATTATGATTTGGCTAACGATTTAGGTAATTTATTGAATCGTACAATTGCGATGATCAATAAATACTGTGATGGACATGTTCCAGCATATGCATCAAAAGTTACTCCATTTGACAGTGAATTATCAACAACTGCTGCCAATGTGATCGGTAAATATCATGAAGCAATGGAAAAAATGGAATTCAACACAGCAATTGCTGAAGTTTGGACCTTGATTTCACGTGCTAACAAATATATCGATGAAACACAACCATGGGTTTTAGCGAAAGATGAAGAGAAGAAAAAAGAATTAGACAGTGTGATGGTCCACTTAGCTGAAAGCTTGCGCATTGTAGCGATTCTTTTACAACCAGTGATGACTGTGACACCGACAAAAATCTTTGAACAATTAGGCTTAGATCCAGACACGATGAATATGGAAGAAATCCACTTCGGTGAGTTTCCAACAGAAATCAAAGTTGTTGCCAAAGGAACACCGATTTTCCCTCGTTTAGAGATCGATACAGAAGTGCTTTATATTCAAAAGAAAATGTCACAAAATACGCAAACGACAACAGAAGAAATCAAATGGGACCCAGAAGAAACAGAGCTTGTTTCTGTAAAAGAGAAAGAAATCAAGTACGAAGATTTTGATAAAGTTGAGTTAAAAGTAGCAGAAGTCATTGATTGTAAAAAAGTCAAAGGCGCAGATAAATTATTGCAGTTCCGTTTAGATGCAGGAGATGGACAAGATCGTCAAATCCTCTCTGGTGTTGCAGAATTTTATCCAGATCCAAGTGCTTTGATTGGTAAAAAAGTCGTGATCGTAGCGAACTTGAAACCAAGAAAAATGCGTGGTCAGATTAGCCAAGGAATGATTCTTTCTGCTGAATCTCCTGAAGGTAAGCTACAAATTATTGATGCACCAAAAGAAATGCCAAATGGTGCAATAATTGCCTAG
- a CDS encoding NAD(P)-dependent malic enzyme produces the protein MTDIYEKALKAHAQWRGKIDIHSKVEVKTKEDLSLAYTPGVAEPCRKIHKNPNSVYDYTWKGNTVAVVTDGTAVLGLGDIGPKAALPVMEGKALLFKEFAGIDAIPICLDTKDPKEIINIIKAMAPTFGGINLEDISAPRCVEIERALIEELDIPVFHDDQHGTAIVTIAALINALKIVNKKVDEIKVVVSGTGAAGSAIIKMLHYFGVKNILAFNIDGVLSKTMERPMNFLEKEIVEITNPENFNGSLEEAMIGADVFIGVSAPKLVSKEMVASMNTGAIVFPMANPESEIDYQDAIDAGAVVVGTGRSDHPNQINNVLAFPGLFKGAFIAEATKITENMKLAAAKAIAEIIPDSELTSEYIIPSSFNKELVDVIIREVAEAAVQDGVIRA, from the coding sequence ATGACAGATATTTATGAAAAAGCCTTAAAAGCACACGCACAATGGCGTGGGAAAATCGATATTCATTCAAAAGTTGAGGTAAAAACAAAAGAGGATTTGTCGTTAGCTTACACACCAGGAGTGGCTGAACCATGTAGAAAAATCCATAAAAATCCAAATTCAGTTTATGACTACACTTGGAAAGGAAATACTGTTGCAGTCGTAACAGATGGCACAGCAGTTCTTGGTTTAGGGGACATTGGTCCAAAAGCTGCTTTACCCGTTATGGAAGGCAAAGCGTTATTGTTTAAAGAATTTGCTGGAATAGATGCGATCCCAATTTGTTTAGATACAAAAGACCCTAAAGAAATCATCAACATTATCAAAGCGATGGCCCCCACATTTGGCGGGATCAATTTAGAAGATATTTCTGCTCCTCGCTGTGTAGAAATCGAACGTGCTTTGATCGAAGAATTGGATATTCCTGTGTTTCATGACGATCAACACGGAACAGCGATTGTAACGATCGCAGCGTTGATCAATGCATTGAAAATTGTGAATAAAAAAGTTGATGAAATCAAAGTTGTTGTGTCAGGAACCGGTGCTGCCGGTAGTGCAATCATCAAAATGCTGCATTATTTTGGTGTGAAAAATATCTTGGCATTCAATATTGATGGAGTATTGTCTAAAACGATGGAAAGACCCATGAATTTTTTAGAAAAAGAAATTGTAGAGATTACAAATCCTGAAAACTTCAATGGTTCTTTAGAAGAAGCAATGATAGGAGCGGATGTTTTTATAGGCGTTTCCGCACCGAAACTAGTTTCAAAAGAAATGGTTGCTTCAATGAATACTGGAGCTATTGTGTTTCCAATGGCTAATCCGGAATCAGAAATCGATTATCAAGATGCAATCGATGCAGGCGCAGTAGTAGTTGGAACGGGTCGTTCGGATCATCCCAATCAGATCAATAACGTTTTAGCTTTTCCTGGTTTGTTTAAAGGAGCTTTTATCGCTGAGGCTACGAAAATTACTGAAAACATGAAACTAGCAGCAGCAAAAGCAATTGCCGAAATTATTCCAGACTCAGAGCTTACCAGTGAGTATATTATTCCGTCGTCTTTCAACAAAGAGTTAGTGGATGTCATCATTCGAGAAGTCGCCGAAGCGGCCGTACAAGATGGTGTTATTCGAGCTTAA
- the fumC gene encoding class II fumarate hydratase: MSYRIEHDSMGEIQVPETALWGAQTERSRKNFNIGIEKMPKALIQALALVKKNAAKANEATGKLETTTSQAIQQAADKIIKGTVDEHFPLSLWQTGSGTQTNMNVNEVIAHLAAQSGVTVHPNDHVNMSQSSNDVFPTAIHIAGVNLVQQQLFPVINQMIQTLKKLEAENEKIIKIGRTHLQDATPVTFSQEISGWRSGLEHSYRMLALTLDELKQLAIGGTAVGTGLNASKEYVALFFKYLNEETNNQFSEDPNKFHGLASKDAVVFTSGALKALAANVMKMANDIRWMASGPRSGLGEITIPANEPGSSIMPGKINPTQCEALTMIAIQVMGNDTTIGIGASQGNFELNVYMPVMAYNLIQSIELLTDGLRSFDQNCLVGIKADQEKMNQYVEQSLMLITALNGHIGYDNGAKIAKKAFEENITLKQAALTLGLVTEEEYDSWVKPEQMLGK; encoded by the coding sequence ATGTCATATCGTATCGAACATGATTCTATGGGAGAGATTCAAGTGCCAGAAACGGCACTTTGGGGTGCTCAAACTGAGCGTAGCCGCAAAAACTTTAATATCGGTATAGAAAAAATGCCCAAGGCACTTATTCAGGCATTAGCATTGGTAAAAAAGAATGCAGCTAAAGCAAATGAAGCAACTGGAAAATTAGAAACAACAACTAGCCAAGCGATTCAACAAGCAGCAGATAAAATTATTAAAGGGACAGTAGACGAACATTTTCCTTTATCTTTATGGCAAACAGGCAGCGGCACACAAACGAATATGAATGTTAATGAAGTTATTGCTCATTTAGCGGCTCAATCAGGTGTGACAGTTCATCCAAATGATCATGTCAATATGTCTCAAAGCTCAAATGATGTTTTTCCAACGGCGATTCATATAGCCGGAGTTAACTTAGTTCAACAGCAGTTATTCCCAGTGATCAATCAAATGATTCAAACGCTAAAAAAACTTGAAGCTGAAAATGAAAAAATTATAAAAATCGGCCGAACGCATTTGCAAGATGCAACACCGGTGACTTTTTCTCAAGAAATCAGCGGCTGGCGCTCTGGTTTAGAACATAGTTATCGAATGTTGGCGTTGACTTTGGATGAGCTAAAGCAACTAGCAATAGGAGGCACTGCTGTAGGAACTGGGCTGAATGCCTCGAAAGAATATGTTGCATTATTCTTTAAGTACTTGAATGAGGAGACCAACAATCAATTTTCAGAAGATCCAAATAAATTCCACGGATTAGCCAGCAAAGATGCTGTCGTTTTTACCTCAGGAGCATTAAAGGCACTTGCCGCCAATGTCATGAAAATGGCCAATGATATTCGTTGGATGGCAAGTGGTCCAAGAAGTGGGTTAGGAGAGATTACGATTCCGGCCAACGAACCAGGTAGCTCGATCATGCCTGGTAAAATCAATCCAACGCAATGTGAAGCATTGACCATGATTGCGATTCAAGTCATGGGAAATGATACAACGATTGGAATCGGTGCTTCGCAGGGGAATTTTGAATTGAATGTCTATATGCCAGTAATGGCATATAATTTGATCCAAAGTATTGAATTATTAACGGATGGGTTACGTTCTTTTGATCAAAACTGTTTGGTTGGGATCAAGGCAGATCAGGAAAAAATGAATCAATATGTGGAACAATCTTTGATGCTTATAACAGCATTAAACGGACATATCGGTTACGATAATGGGGCCAAGATTGCTAAAAAAGCCTTTGAAGAAAATATAACGCTAAAACAAGCAGCTTTGACTTTAGGTCTAGTGACCGAAGAAGAATACGACAGTTGGGTCAAACCTGAGCAAATGTTAGGCAAATAA
- a CDS encoding amino acid permease, which produces MSMFRKKELTAVSSEPSSMKKDLKTMDLIMLGIGAIVGTGIFVVTGVAAEQYAGPALSLSFLVAAGAIVLAGLCYAEFASRIPAIGGPYAYMYVVFGELVAWMTGWLVICEFFLAVSSVASGWSGYVHGFLNSLGVDLPKALSGAYNPDNGTYVDLIAMLVLLAVMFWVSLEAKTALRLNNVMVFVKFGIIALFLVVGIFYVKPDNWQPFIPFGFSGVVSGAAVVFFAFLGFDAVSMTAEEVKNPQKDIPKGIIGSIIIATVLYVIVTLILTGIVPFDALGVKDPVAFAMRFVQRDGVAGVISVGAILTLLTVTISMMYSLARIIYAISKDGLLPKFMSKIDEKNRTPKNATYVAGVCTMIFAGLVPMELLAELTNIVTLMYLIVMAIGIIRLRKVAGDPKPGEFKIPFVPFVPILLVIVSIGLMLQLQAATWKAFAIALVLGFVIYFAYGYKHSNEGKIKN; this is translated from the coding sequence ATGTCGATGTTTCGGAAAAAAGAGCTGACGGCAGTATCAAGTGAGCCAAGTTCGATGAAAAAGGATTTAAAAACAATGGATCTGATCATGCTTGGGATCGGTGCGATTGTTGGAACTGGAATTTTTGTTGTGACAGGTGTTGCAGCAGAACAATATGCAGGTCCTGCACTGTCACTTTCGTTTTTAGTTGCGGCAGGAGCAATTGTTTTAGCAGGATTATGCTATGCAGAGTTTGCCTCAAGAATCCCAGCAATTGGTGGTCCCTATGCGTATATGTATGTGGTTTTTGGAGAATTAGTTGCTTGGATGACAGGTTGGTTAGTGATCTGTGAATTCTTTTTAGCAGTTTCGTCTGTGGCATCAGGCTGGTCTGGTTATGTGCATGGATTTTTGAATAGTCTTGGGGTTGATTTACCAAAAGCGTTAAGCGGGGCGTATAATCCAGACAATGGTACATATGTTGATTTGATTGCAATGCTAGTTCTTTTAGCTGTTATGTTTTGGGTCTCTTTAGAAGCCAAAACTGCTTTACGCTTAAATAACGTGATGGTTTTTGTAAAGTTTGGGATCATTGCGCTCTTTTTAGTTGTCGGTATTTTTTATGTTAAACCAGACAATTGGCAGCCATTTATACCATTTGGTTTTTCTGGTGTTGTCAGTGGTGCAGCGGTTGTTTTCTTTGCTTTTTTAGGGTTTGATGCGGTTAGTATGACAGCTGAAGAAGTGAAAAATCCACAAAAGGATATCCCGAAAGGAATCATTGGTTCGATTATCATAGCTACTGTCTTATATGTGATCGTAACATTGATTTTAACAGGAATCGTACCGTTTGATGCACTTGGTGTGAAAGATCCAGTAGCGTTTGCGATGCGTTTTGTGCAACGTGATGGTGTGGCGGGAGTGATTTCTGTTGGAGCGATTTTAACGCTGTTAACCGTAACAATTTCAATGATGTACAGTTTAGCTAGAATCATTTATGCGATCAGTAAAGATGGATTGTTGCCGAAATTTATGAGTAAGATCGATGAAAAAAATCGCACACCGAAAAATGCAACGTATGTAGCAGGTGTTTGTACAATGATTTTTGCAGGCCTCGTTCCGATGGAGCTTTTGGCTGAGTTGACAAATATTGTGACGTTGATGTACTTGATCGTGATGGCGATTGGTATTATTCGCCTGAGAAAAGTAGCTGGCGATCCTAAACCTGGGGAATTTAAAATTCCATTTGTTCCGTTTGTTCCCATTTTGCTTGTCATTGTTAGTATTGGTTTGATGTTGCAATTACAAGCGGCAACTTGGAAGGCTTTCGCAATAGCATTGGTGTTAGGCTTTGTTATTTATTTTGCGTATGGATATAAACATAGTAACGAAGGTAAAATCAAAAATTAA